GCACGGCCCCATCCTCAAGGCCCAGCATCAGCCCGGGCTCACGACCGCCGATCAGCTCCAGATAGACGTTGGCAAGCAGTTGCGCGTCCAGGAGCGCGCCGTGATAGGTGCGCGAGGAATTGTCGATCCCGAAGCGCTTGCAGAGTGCATCGAGCGAGACCTGCGCACCGGGAAACTTCCGGCGCGCAATGGCAAGCGTGTCGATCGCCTGGGAAGAAGGCAGCACGGGCCGGGCAAAGCGCCGGAATTCCGCGTTCAGGAAGCGCATGTCGAAGGCAGCGTTGTGAATCACCAGCGGCGCGTCCGCGAGGAATTCCTGGATCTCGTCGACATGTGCCTCGAACGGGTTGTGCTTCGAGAGGAAATCGATCGAAAGGCCGTGCACGGCAAAGGCCGCCTCCGGCATGTCCCGCTGCGGATCGAAGTAGAGATGCAGCGTGCGGCCGGTCGGCACATGATGCTCCAGCTCCACGCACCCCAACTCGACGACGCGGTGACCCTCGGCCGGATCGAGCCCCGTGGTTTCGGTATCGAGAACGATCTCGCGCATCTCTCTTACCTTCTCCTGCGGTCGGACCAGGCCCGTGCCCGGTAGTGCCGGAGGCCCTCCATCACCCTTTCCACGTCCGCCTGAGCCGCGGGGATCCCGCGGCTCGTCTCGATCAGGAAGTCGGCGCGCGCACGCTTCTCCGCATCCGGGGTCTGGCGTGCGAGCAAACGGTCCAGGATCTCTGCGGTCATACCGGGCCGCTCCAGCACACGGGCCCTCTGTACCGCCTTCGGTGCCGTCACGACAACCACTGCATCGACACGGGTATGACCGCCTGTCTCGAACAGCAGAGGGACGTCCAGGATCACGATTTCGGCGCGGTCCCGCTCGGCAAGGGTCAGGAAGTCGATCTGCGCACGTCCGACAAGCGGGTGGACCACGGCTTCCAGGCGGGCGAGCGCCTGCGGGTCGGACTTGACGGCCTCCGACAGCCGGGCACGGTCGACACCGTTCTCGACGATGGCCTGGGGAAACACAGCTCCGATCGGCCCTACCGCGGCACCCCCCGGCGCATAGAGCGCGTGGACCGCGGCGTCAGCGTCGTAGTGGACTGCCCCGGCCGCGCGAAAAAGCGCAGCGGTCGTCGATTTTCCCATGCCGATCGAACCGGTCAGACCGACGAGCCTCATGCAGATGTCTCCCCGAGGTCCGAGAGGATCGCCGCACGAATGTCTGCCGTGACCTCGGGCGCGGTTCCGAACCATGCCTCGAACCCCGGGCGGGCCTGATGCAGCAACATGCCGAGCCCGTCGACGATCCGATGGCCACGCGCGCGGGCGGCCAGGAGGAAAGGCGTGATCCGCGGCTTGTAGACGATATCCGTCACGAGCGCTTCTGCGGGTAGGGCCGGCAGGACGTCGAGCAGGGGTGCCATATCGCCCCCGCCGAGCCCCAGGCTGGTCGTGTTGACGGCCAGGCGCACATCGGCACATGCCGCATGCGGGACCGGCCAATCCACGACGCGAACGCATTGGCCAAATACCTCGGCGAGGGTCTCCGACCGAGCGCGCGTACGGTTTGCCAGCCGAACTTCCGGAACCCCTTCCGCCAGCAGGCCGTGAACGACGGCCCGTGATGCACCCCCCGCACCCAGCACAAGGGCCGGCCCCTCGAACGCACCGGTGGCCTGCGCATCCGTTCTCAGGTTCTCGATGAAACCGAAAGCATCGGTGTTATCGCCCGTCACGAGACCGTCCTCGCCGATCACGAGGGTATTTACGGCACCGATCGCGCGGGCGCGGCCGGTCAGCCGGTCACACAGCGCAAATGCCTGCTCCTTGTGGGGAATGGTCACGTTGGCTCCGCGAAAGCCAAGGGCTACAAGGCCACGGAATGCCTCGGCGAAGCGGTCCGGATGCACGGCAAGAGGCACATAGGCACCGTCTATGCCGTAGCGATCCAACCACAGGCCGTGAAGCCGCGGCGACAGGGAATGTGCGACCGGCCATCCCATGACGCCTGCGAGTCTCGCCGCACCTGTCAGACCCATGCTCTCCCTCCCCTGACGCCCCGCCATGTCCCTCACGACGGCACATCACCGCGCGCACGCAGCCAGTCGAGAAGTTCGAGAAGCGGAAGCCCCTGAATCGTGAAGGTATCGCCCTCGATGCGAGAAAAGAGATGAACCCCCGGCCCCTCGATCCGGTAGCACCCAACCGATCCGAGAGCAGATGCCCCCTCAATCTCCAGATAGCGTGCGATGAAGGCGTCGGACAGCGGCCGGACGGTAAGGCGTGCGTGACCCACGTGACGCCAGGCCGGATTTCCGCCGATCACAGCCACTGCCGCACTGTAAAGGTGATGTGTCTTGCCTGAGAGCAGCTGCAGGGTCGCGGCAGCCTGTTCGGCTGTCCCGGCCTTGCGCACAACCTGCCCGTCGCACACCAGTACCTGGTCGCATCCGATGACCACGGAGC
This is a stretch of genomic DNA from Futiania mangrovi. It encodes these proteins:
- a CDS encoding shikimate dehydrogenase, whose product is MGLTGAARLAGVMGWPVAHSLSPRLHGLWLDRYGIDGAYVPLAVHPDRFAEAFRGLVALGFRGANVTIPHKEQAFALCDRLTGRARAIGAVNTLVIGEDGLVTGDNTDAFGFIENLRTDAQATGAFEGPALVLGAGGASRAVVHGLLAEGVPEVRLANRTRARSETLAEVFGQCVRVVDWPVPHAACADVRLAVNTTSLGLGGGDMAPLLDVLPALPAEALVTDIVYKPRITPFLLAARARGHRIVDGLGMLLHQARPGFEAWFGTAPEVTADIRAAILSDLGETSA
- the dnaQ gene encoding DNA polymerase III subunit epsilon, encoding MREIVLDTETTGLDPAEGHRVVELGCVELEHHVPTGRTLHLYFDPQRDMPEAAFAVHGLSIDFLSKHNPFEAHVDEIQEFLADAPLVIHNAAFDMRFLNAEFRRFARPVLPSSQAIDTLAIARRKFPGAQVSLDALCKRFGIDNSSRTYHGALLDAQLLANVYLELIGGREPGLMLGLEDGAVLAGKDRKRQPQRPVALPPRLTAAEEEAHRAFIAEMGEKALWRGL
- a CDS encoding Maf family protein, with amino-acid sequence MTVSDPQTLGPEPPLVLASGSPTRARLLRDAGLSFAAVRAPVDEAEVAASLLAEGLGGRDLADALAEIKAVAVARRAPGSVVIGCDQVLVCDGQVVRKAGTAEQAAATLQLLSGKTHHLYSAAVAVIGGNPAWRHVGHARLTVRPLSDAFIARYLEIEGASALGSVGCYRIEGPGVHLFSRIEGDTFTIQGLPLLELLDWLRARGDVPS
- the coaE gene encoding dephospho-CoA kinase (Dephospho-CoA kinase (CoaE) performs the final step in coenzyme A biosynthesis.); protein product: MRLVGLTGSIGMGKSTTAALFRAAGAVHYDADAAVHALYAPGGAAVGPIGAVFPQAIVENGVDRARLSEAVKSDPQALARLEAVVHPLVGRAQIDFLTLAERDRAEIVILDVPLLFETGGHTRVDAVVVVTAPKAVQRARVLERPGMTAEILDRLLARQTPDAEKRARADFLIETSRGIPAAQADVERVMEGLRHYRARAWSDRRRR